TATCTCCTTGTAAGAATCATAAATCCCACTTATCACAAGATTTATTGTAGTGTTAACAAGATCCACATTTTTAACAATTTAGTCCTCAAGTTATAGAATATACTAAATTCATTTCATCAAAATTCATTATAACCCTTCCTCTACTAGACCTCTGAATCTTGGTTACTCCCTAAAAAACTTGCAATTAATCACTATCTAACAGTGACACTAATCTTAAGCAAATACTTCACTCTAGATCCAACTTAAATGCACTCCTTTCTAGAGGTCGTTACTTACTTTACTCCTTGTTGCGCCACTCTGATAACATATTGAGAACcattaatattaaataagctATCTACATATGAAAAATTTGATTATTGAGGTGGTAACCTAGCAATCTTCACCCATCATCATTCTAGTCATTAAGACAACCTGAATCGTATTCTCCTCTTTAATCAATGCCTGCAAAGCATTAAACAAATTAGTACTATTATAAAACCTCCACTTTAGTGTTGCGCCAATCAACTTATTATTGAGTGCATACTCATGTAAATCCTAATTCCCCAAAATCtattcttctactttttcttttgattaaaaCCTAACGCTTCAGCAGTGATCACCACCTAATAGGTCATTAATCCATACTTAATATCCTCAAGTAACTAATGTCTCCCAATCAACTGAACctctttgctctgataccaccaGGGAAgctatttatcttctttttttaaaaaaaaaaaaaaaaattgtgattttttttttttcatgaaaatcaaccatatataataaaagatatataaaacACTTTAGACAATTGATCTAATTAACACTTATTTGAATGTCCCAAGTAccaaaatttatataaatacgtggttttatttttgtgcttttgatTGTAATTGTTTGTTTCAGcctcatatttttgttatatatatgcttttatttttagcaGGTAGATATGTTTTGATACCCTGTTAAATCAACCTTTATCTTAAAACTTTAAAccaatacaaaataataagttgaattatttaattaatattataacaatataaaaaataaaaaaaacattttcatattcttttgttGGGCTTAATTTTGACCTAAAAAAAAggatcaaaaacaaaaagtgaatgTTTCAATTAGTTCTTACgtttgagtttttcaaaagtGACAAATAGCTATTTTTGGTATACTTGTGTAACACTAACAATAACTCATTCCTTACAAAtttcggaatttttttttttttttttgtcagggTTATTACgaaattacatatttacactagaaaaatataaaaataaaaacgggCATTGAGTGTCTGAACCACCTCTAGATTCGAATAGAAGGGGGTGGTCCGCCACCTAGCactctttttttatataaatttttttagggtaaatatgTACTTTTATAATGACCcttacgaaaaaaaaataaccGAAATTTATACCAAATAAGTTATTTCTTACACCGACATGTTATGCATAGTTATGacttttaaaagataaatgttaaggataataatttttttattaagatgaTGCAAAGCTTAGTCATTACAGATAATCGAAAAATTATTCGAGAATCAATAAATACCGATTTTTTAGTAAAAGATTTATGTTAGTATCCATAACATTTATCCTTTTAAAATCTATAAAGTATTTGTGACAATCTTAAACTCAAGAaactaattttgtaaatttccttaaaaagaaaaaaaagtctaaaaccATTAACTAAATGGGCCACTTTTTCAGATCTTCTTACAAGTCAGCATCCACAGATTAGATTTACATTTTacactttcaaaattttcttggtTTCCAAATGATTGTCAACCAACATTGGATTTGATGAgacattttctaaaataataaaacttataaACTAAtaacacattattttttttaaaaaaaatttgagatataTATCATTCATCTTCCAAATTCTTTCAAAAGTCCAATCCAACAATCTAAAGGCAGAATCCTTACATTTATTGGTTATATTTTAATCCAAAGCTCCATTACCTACAACCACCTCATCCTCTGCTTTCCGTCCAAATCATTATCGGCTGTCTACCCTCTGTTTCTCgggaaacaaacaaaaccaccaaaacaaacaaaacccccGTAACTGTTACGCGTCCTTCCTAAAATACTCCATGTCGCCACGCCACACCACCACCCCTTTCTCTCTTGGCTTCTCTGAATCCCTTTTATCAAAAACTCGATATTTTTAGCGAATCATCCTTTTCTccctgtttctctctctctctctctctctgctctctGCTCTCTGCTCTGTTTCATGGGTGCCAGTTTCTCTGTTTTGTTCTTAGGGCCAATAGGGTCTCTTGGCTCTAATGGGTCTAATGGGTCTAATGGGTCTCTGGCTTTGCAAGCAAAACCCAGTTTAGGGGACTTACCAGAGAGCTGTGTGGCCCTGCTTCTGGTCAACTTGGACCCCCTGGAGATTTGCAAATTGGCGAGGCTGAATCGGGCCTTTCGCGGGGCTTCCTTGGCAGATTTCGTGTGGGAATCGAAGTTGCCGTCGAATTATGAAGCTCTTGTGCGGGAAGTGTTGGGTGAGTTGCCGGGAAATTTGGGTAAGCGAGAGATTTATGCGAGGCTTTGTCGGGCTAATAGTTTGGATGGGGGTACTAAGGTATTGTTCTTTCttgttgtttctgtttgtgTGCtgagaaaatttggaaaaattaaaagataaaagtcCAATTTTAAGCAATTGTTTTTGATTTGTTGGGGTGGGTTTTCGTTTGTTGGGAAATTAGTACGGCTTTAAGTCGTAAGATTGAAAATTTGTTTCGAATTTGATCGGGTTGTATGTATCGGGATTCATTTAAGAGACTTGTACTCTTTTAAACGTGGGAACGAACATAAATTTTTTGGATTCATTTCCTGTTTGGATTCTGAAAAAATTTGTGAATAGGAAagagaaatcaatttttttaattttttttttttttcagatacTGGTTTTTCATTATTTCTGACCAGAAATTTTTCTATCTGACTTGATTGGAAATGATTGTTGTTGTAATAAAACGGAAAAaggtctttcttttcttctcttctgcTTTTTCTGTGGCCAAACAGGAGTCTGGTCGTTCatgttatttgattttcttgatttgGATCTGTTCCTGACTTATatgaaattgggctttttgCAGAAAGTTTGGCTGCATAAAAGTACGGGTGGTGTCTGTATGTCGATTGCCTCAAAGGGGTTAGCGATCACAGGGATCGATGATCGAAGATATTGGAATCACATCCCAACTGATGAATCTAGGTGAGATTCAGGctcatttttttaacttttgtgtCGATTTTCAATGGAAATGGGAAAGATTGTATGTTACTTGTTATGTATCTTTTAGATCGATGATGGAAACTCCAACGGTTCGGGGAATTCCCTTGCTGGAATTTGTCAAAGTaggttttttgttatttttttaatctattacAATTGAAATTTCTGAACTTACTGTGATATATGTATTTGGTTTCATAATGACTTGATTTGCTCGGGAGCAAGTTTATGCGCTGCACTTTGTTATTTACCATCTTACCTCTCAGTTTAttttcaagggaaaaaaaattggattggatttttAGAGAGAAAAGCTATGTTGTGTACAATAGCAAGTTTTTGTTAAATACAGGTCATTTGAAGGAAGTCCTATTCCATTCAGTTTATTGGGAAGATCTTAATGTTTAAGGCAGCTCTAATTGGTATTAACATGATAATCATATCCTTGAACTCAATATTAGTCTCCCCCAATAACTGATTTTATAAGATTTAATTCAGTGACCCAACGGTTTCATAATTAACCTCAAGGCTATATAAGTGTAAACAAGTGTTTCAAATTAAACAAGTACCTTGTGGATTGAACTCATGGAATCAAGTCAAAAAGGAACCGGGACAAGAAACTTATCCAATTTATTGCCCAATCTGATTAgaacttaaaaaagaaacaagttcTTATGTCAATTTAGTTCTAAGCCAAGATCTAGGAGAAAATGATGAAGTGGGGAGCAAGCATCAGCTCCCAAACTGGGCTAAAGTTAAGAAGTAATTTCACTCACCACTAACAGATCTAAGTAATTGCAAATAGGAGCCGACTCCGTAACTAAAACCAAAAGAGTAGAAGTACTAGAAACACGCGTATCTTACTAATGAAACTCGTAGAGATGAGCCTTCAAACCATTTTGGGGCACTTTTTTTTGTATCATTTGTGCCCTTTGTATGCCCTTTGTATCATACAAAGGGCATGACTTAAATTTCACAGACCGATCAGAGAAACACACTTGTGTGAGAATCAGAATACATAGCGGGGACTGCTTATATGATTAGTATTGAAGAGGATTACAAACGAGctataaggaaaaataaataagaacaaCATACTGTTAAGGATTCAGGGAAACAAATTGATTTCTCGTATATGAAATTAGACTTCGCCAATCAGAGTTTCAAAGCCTTATTAGAGACTCAAATGGAATATTATTTTTCCCCTCTTTccctttttacttttcttgcaTGTTGCTGGGTTGACCTGAAAGTAGAGATTTGTAGCCTTTCAACTACTAATAAAAGTGCAAGGGCGTAACCGAGGTTGAAAAGATGAGAAAACTAGGTCATTGACATCCACTGATAAAAGATTCATCGAAAAGTTGAGGATTAGTAATCCTTTTTTAGAAATTGAATGGATTCAATCTTGTACATATGCAAggaaactaataaaaaaaaggaaagatagTGCTTTTTCTGACCCACATTTTCTGTAGAGCCCTCTTATCTCTTTCTTCTCCGAGCTCAGATTATAGGAGAAAAAGGAATCTAGAAGAAAGTATTAGCAACAactggtttatatatatacatatatattggcTTGACTGTGATTCTTTATAGTGATTAGAAAAGCTTTGAGAAGTTAAAaagcttttgttgtttcttgAATTGGAAATGGTTGAAGGAGAAAAAGGAATCCAAGGAGAAAATATCAGCAACAACTAGTtttatcttaaaattaaaattgatattatttttttgactgtGATTCTTTATATTGATTAGAAAAGCTTTGAGAAGTTAAAAGGCTTTTGTTGTTTCTTGAAGTGGAAAGGGTTGAATTTCTTTCACTTGTTTGCAGTATAATTTGCCACGCTTATGATGGTGAATGACATGGCCTCGATTTCTGAACATTTTCCCCTAACTTTCAATCTTAGAGTAACTTGCATATCTTCTGATGCTCAAGGGATGCTTGGGTTTGTTTAGATTGAAGAACTGGAAAGCATTCATCTGTTGGTGCTCTCATTGCGGTTGTATAACCGGACTGCTTTATTTCTATACATACATAGTGTAATAAAGTACTGGAATTGATTTGAAGTTCCTGTTCCTTGCATGTAGATTCTGCACTGTTGCATACCTCCAGCAAATTTGGTGGTTTGAAGTTGATGGGGAGGTAGAGTTCCCATTTCCAATGGGCACATACAGCCTATTCTTCAGGCTGCAGCTGGGACGGGCATCCAAGAGGTTTGGTCGTCGAATCTGTACTACCGAGCACGTTCATGGATGGGATATAAAGCCAGTGCAGTTTCAGCTATGGACTTCAGATGGTCAGCATGCTGCATCAAAGTGCTTTGTTAGTGAGACTGGAAAATGGAACTACTACCACGTTGGGGATTTTGTTGTGGATAACCCCAATTTAACAACCAAAATTAAATTCTCTATGACCCAGATTGATTGCACACATACCAAAGGTGGTCTCTGTTTAGACTCTGTAGTTATATACCCAAGTGAATTTAAAGAGAGGCTAAAGCGTTTTTGAGTTGCAGTTAAGCCTCTGTAGATAGGAAGCTGTGTATTATAAGAGGTAGAGAGAGTTCTACAAATATTAGATGGTTTTTCTAATCCTAGAGTTTGTATGTAAGCCAGGccatgtgtattttttttttttatgttttctattgGTTTGGTCGAAAGTGTGAAGATGTGCTCTGAAATGTCTCGAAAGGTGTTCTGTATTAGAATTTTGGGTAATCAGTAGTTGACATTCGAGTGCTGTAAAAGCAATTAAATTGTAACTGCTTTTCTCCTTGACCTGCtgtttatttgttcattttcgGTTTCCACTTTTTGCACTTTTGGGATTGTACTTGTGAAATGCCTAAATGGAACTTGCTTTTGCCTTTTGAACATAGAACTTTTGGCTCAGAGACTATAATTCAGTGAAGAGGTCTTTAATGCAATGCCAATGTATGAGATGGCCTTCAAACATGTGTTTGTTTTAAGTTAATTATGTGTTGTTTTCATCCTCCAGCAGACcttctaaaatgaaatttttttaagaatttgttATTGTGAATTTTCAAATAGAAAATCTACTACAGCaacttttaagatttttttattattttctcatctttatttttcctctttctctcctttctcaTTATTAAAAATGTTTAATTAAAGAGAATAACTTGTCAACTACCAGagaatttatattaaaatatgagcaagtaaaaaaaaagagatgagtttttgagtagttaaaataactCTTATTGTTGGAGATGCTATTAAAGGATGTAATCTAAATTAGGCTGTCCCCTTTTTTACAGAGCCTATATGATGTAGGATTTGAGTAATTATCTAATCAAATCCATCACTACATTACACAACAGAAGATCCAGTATAAATTCAAGCTATTTAGTACAATATCACCTGGCTGTCAATGCTATTCAAGATTGTAAGGATATCAGTTTACACTTGTATGACACTGAACAAGCTACAAGCTAACAACTTCTTGTAGCATTGTACTCAAAAAGCAATTAATAATGTATGTTCTTCACTTCATGTGATATTAGTAAAAGGGCAGAACAAAAAAATGCTGCAGAACTGTACAAACTCGATGCTAACTACCTCCCAACATCGTGTCAAATCCACTAAAACAAGTAACCCAAAATTGTCAGGCCTTCCATCCATAGCACATATCATCACTGTTACCACTATAGTCTCCATTTTGATGACAACCATGAATCATATTTAGAAGCCCCTCGGGCAGATGCAGCTTCTCCAGGACATCAGGTTCTCTCTTCTTCATGTAGCTGTTGTTGACACAAAACTCAGAGGACTCTCTATTAAAGACAGTTCCTGAGCTGCTGATCCTCCCGGCAGTACCACCCAATGCATTTCTTGGGACAGCCCCAACCCCAACCGCTGCGACGTTCCCAGAACTTAACACATTTCGAACAATATCTATTTCCTTGCCTCTTGTAGGCAAGTCAACAACAGTACTCTTGCCAACCTCACGGATAACTCTGTCCCCAGCTGTCCCATTCACTTTTCTGCTGTTGTTGACCATCTCCTGCAGTATCTTTTGGATTGCCTGGTCCGGTTTATTCTGGCTGCCTTCCAAGGAATGAGAACTTGACAAACCGTCCATTCGTGAGTTTTGG
This genomic interval from Corylus avellana chromosome ca3, CavTom2PMs-1.0 contains the following:
- the LOC132175299 gene encoding F-box protein PP2-A12-like; its protein translation is MGASFSVLFLGPIGSLGSNGSNGSNGSLALQAKPSLGDLPESCVALLLVNLDPLEICKLARLNRAFRGASLADFVWESKLPSNYEALVREVLGELPGNLGKREIYARLCRANSLDGGTKKVWLHKSTGGVCMSIASKGLAITGIDDRRYWNHIPTDESRFCTVAYLQQIWWFEVDGEVEFPFPMGTYSLFFRLQLGRASKRFGRRICTTEHVHGWDIKPVQFQLWTSDGQHAASKCFVSETGKWNYYHVGDFVVDNPNLTTKIKFSMTQIDCTHTKGGLCLDSVVIYPSEFKERLKRF